The window ACTGTTGGCGAGCACGGGGCCGAAGCGCTTGGCAATGCCCACGCATTCCAGCAGGGGCAGGGCACGTTCCGGCGTTTCTGTGCAGGGCGGCTTCACGTTCTCGGCGGTCATGCTATGCGGTCTCCAGAACAGGCTTGGGCAGCACGCCCACGGAGTATACGGGGGCGGGCAGCAGGGGGGACTGTTCGCCCTCGACGGCAGCGCAGAAGATGGCGCTGATGACGGGAGGGGGCAGTTCCTTCAGGCGCATGACCTCTTCCAGCAGGTCGGCGAGGCTGAAAATCGTTCCCCCGGTGGACACCACGTCATCCAGCAGGATGAAACGTTTGCCGCGGGCCAGCAGGTTCATGTCGCGCTCGTACAGCGCAAGGAACTTGCCGCCGCTGGTGATGGAGGAGGCACCGATCTGCAGCACGGGGCGGCGTTCCGCTTCCATGTGCGGCTTCACGCGGTTGTAGGCCACGGCCATGGCTTCCAGTCCGAGCTCTTCGGCTACCACCTGCGCAAGTTGCAGGCCCTTTTCCACCACGGTGAGCAGCACCACGTCGGAGAGGTCGCCCACCACGTCGCGCACCTTTTTGGCCAACAGTACGCCGAGGTCGCGGTTCAGGCGCACCTGACCCACAAGGTTCAGCGAGGTGATCTTCAGCGTCTTGCCGTCCGCAGGCAGGCGCACCAGCGGCAGTTCCACCGCGTAGGGCAGGCCGGGTACTTCCCAGCGGAATTTTTCACCGGAATCGAGTCCCTGTAATACGTCCATGTGTTGTCTCCGTGCTGTCTCCAGCGGGTTTGGCTTTGACCGGCCACCGGTGAGGAGGGCATGCCCCCTGCTTCCTGCTCGGGGGCGATATTGGATAAAAAAAACTGTTACGCCGTGCATGCTGGCGGCAACGGGGGTGCCTTGCCGCCAATTAGCCCTGTATCGACTCGTCGGGCAGGGGAATGCTCCCCTGTCGTTTCAAAAAAACAAAACCTCCGGGCCGCTCGCGCGACCCGGAGAGTATACACGATTACGCCGCGCGGTGAAACCTATTGGGGAATGCTGCCGCTGACGCCTTCGATGAGGTACATCATGCCGAGCAGGTCGCCGTCGTTGGCCTGTGCGCCCGCAGGAATGGTTACCTTGCCGGACTGGTCGGTGATGGGACCTGCGAAGATGTGGTCCTCGCCCTTCTGCAGCTTTTCCATTTCGGCCTTTACCTTGGCCTGCACGTCGGCGGGTACGGACTTGCCGAAGGGCGCAAGGCGGACGCCGTCCTTGTCAAAGCCACCCCAGTATGCCTGCGCCTTCCAGCTGCCGTCGATGACGGACTTGACGGTGGCTACGTAGTAGGGACCCCAGTTGACCATGGTGGAGGTCAGCACGCAGTCTGCACCGTAAGAGGCTGCATCGGTGCCGTAGCCCACGGCAGGCACGCCCTGTGCGCAGGCGGCGAGGGAGCTTTCGGGGGTGTCGGCCATCTGACGGATGAGGTCATGGCCGCGGCCGGTCAGGGTTTCGGCAAGGGTGGTTTCCTTGATGGGGTCTTCCCATGCCTTCATCCAGACAACGGTGTTCAGCTTCTTGGGGTCAAAGTCCACGCCAGCTTCGGTCAGGCCCTTCTTCAGGCCGATGGTGAAGGCGTTGATGCCGCGGATGGGTTCCGGAATGGGGTGGGTTGCCACGGTGCCCACGTTCTTGAAGCCCATGAGGCCGGCGGTGTAGCCTGCAAGGTATTCAGCCTGATACAGGCGCACGAAATAGTTGCTCATGTTGGCGGCCATCTTGTAGCCGGAGCAATGCTCGAACTTGATCTTGGGGAATTCGGCTGCCACGCGCTCCATGGCGTCCATGTGCGGGAAGGAGTTGCCGAAGATGACGTCGTAACCCTGCTGGGCGTAGTTACGGATAACGCGCTCTGCGTCCTGCGGGCCCACGTTCTCGGTGATGGACAGTTCGATCTGGTCGCCGAGCTGTTCCTTCAGCATGTCGATGCCCTTGCTGTGGGCAGTGTTCCAGCCGCGGTCGTCAACCGTGCCGAGCAGGGCAAAGGCAACCTTGACCTTGGCGGCCTGAGCTAGGGAGGGAAGGGCGGCGCATGCAAGCAGGGCCGCAGCCATCAGAACGGTGAAAATACGCTTGCTCATGGGTATGCTCCTCAAAATCTCTGTAAAAGAGTGGGTAGGACCGGCAGGTCGGACCAATTCGCCCTTCCGGCGGCAAGGTTCTTTTTTCATCGCGGAGGGCACTTGTCAAACATTCACTGCCCGGCACAGCATTCTTTCGCGCATCCGGCTGCGTACGGGAATTATTTATGGTGATGTCTTTACAGGTCAGGTATGCAGTCGTAGATGATAGTGACGACTTACGTGCATGATATCTGTTTGCTGAGAAACGCCGCCTGTGCAAGCCGGATATGAAGGCGTTTTTCACCTGTGTGTCCAGTATGCGTGCAAGGAGATGCATCATGAAAAAGACTTACGTTTCCGGCAGATTGGGCTTGCTGCTCGCCATGAGCCTGCTTGCCTTTGCCGTTTTGTTTGCGGGTTGTGTGGCCCGTACGGCGAGCTGGAATGACCAGACTCGTACCGTGAGATTGTTTACCCCTGTGGTGGTGGAGATTCCGGCCGGGTTTGAGTTTGCCGGTTCACTGCGTACCCGCGTGGTGGGCTGGGGCGACATCGTGACCAGGGTGCCTGTGGATACCATGGCGTCGGAAGTGTTTACCGCGCCGGCTAAGGTTATGCTGACGCAACGCCTTATCAAGACCGACCGGTTTTATCATTTCCGTTTTCTTGGCGGAGAGAAGGCCGATGCCTGGGGGTACACCTGGCGCACGGCAGACTATGTGCTGGATACCACTGCGCCAGACGCAGAGTTTGCCCAGTATATCGCCTTCCTGAACGCGGCTGGGGTGAAGCTGCCTGCCAAGGCGCGCGTGCACATGCTTGACCGCCTGTCGGGTGATTTTGTGTTGATGCGCGTTGTGACCATCTCCTACGGTGCTGCTGCGGGCGACATGACGGGCCTTGAGCCCCTGCCGCCTTTCAGCAAGCTGTATGATCAGGAAAAACATGCTGAGCCTTTGAACGAACCTCGGATCATTATCTGACCCCGTTCCGTGTTCTAAGCGATACTGGCCGGATGTATGGCGGATAGATACCGCCCTGCATCCGGTCTTTTTTATGGCGTTTTGCTGTGCCGGACTGGAGTCTGCCTGCTGTTGCGAATGTGCTGGAGATTAGGGGGACAGGGTTTGCAGGCGTTAAGGGCAGGCGAAGTCTGCTGAAACGAGAAAAGCCCTTGCGCGTTGCGCAAGGGCTTTGTTCTCATGGTGCCTCGACACAGAGTTGAACTGCGGACACGGGGATTTTCAGTCCCCTGCTCTACCTACTGAGCTATCGAGGCAAGAAGGAAGCTCTATGTACAGGAAGCTCTTCAGCTTGGCAAGGAGTTTTTCCTCGTTTTTGTGATGGCTTCCGGTTGTGCAAATGGTGCCTCGACACAGAGTTGAACTGCGGACACGGGGATTTTCAGTCCCCTGCTCTACCTACTGAGCTATCGAGGCACAACGAGAGAGACTGTTTAGAGAATGTCTGGCGGATTGGCAAGTCTTTTTTTCGCGATCCAGCCGAAATGTCGAAAAAACCCTGTTCTGGAGGCCTGTTCAAGGGCTGTGAGGGGGGGCAGACATATGCCTGAGCTGCACCCTTGGAGCACTCCCCGGGGATTACTCAGCGGAGTTAACGATGGATTCAATTATGCCAACGGGCAGCAGGGTGCGTTTGGAGGCTTCTTCCACAGTCATGCCTGCGTCAAGGAAGCGGCGCACTACCAGTGGCATGGGCTCGGCCAGTTCCACCACGTAGCCGTCGGGATCTTTCACGCGGAAACAGCGTTGGCCCCATGGTTGCTCGACCACGTCATGAACCAGAGGGACTTCGTTTTGACGGAATGTGGCCCATGTCTCGTCCAGATCAGGCGTTTCAAAGTAGAGCTCGAATTGCTCAAGCGATTCGGCAGGCTGATACGCCAGCCGTTTGCTCTGTCCATGGAACATGGCGGAGGCGCTGCTTTCCTGCCAGATGGAAAACTTGCTTGTGTAGCTGACAAAGGCCTCGGCTACGCTGAATTCCACGTTCTGGCGCATCAGGTTTTCATAGAATGCCCGCGAGGCCGGAATGCTGCGGACGACAATGGCCGGTCCTTCGAAAGAAATGTGCATGAAGGTCACTCCTTGTTTGGATGGTGTGGAGTGTCCTGTTATCGCAGGTCGGGCATGTCGTATTGAATAAATGCGACATCGTTGTGTTCATTCTGGAGTTCCGTGGGAGTGGCTCCGAACAGGGTGCGCATTTCGCGGATAAGATGGGCCTGATCGGCAAAGCCGGTCTCGGCGGCAAGGTGGCACCAACGGGGCGTATCCGGTGCGCTGCGCAGCATATGCAGGGCATGGTGCAGCCGCATGATGCGGCAGAATTGCTTGGGAGAAAGCCCCACGTGTCTGGCAAAGCAGCGTTCCAGATGGCGGGGGCTGACACCGAGCCGCATGGCTACGGACCCTACGCCGAGAGAGCCGTGTGACTGGGCAAAGGCGGCAACTGCCGCATGGGCCAGCGGCGGGGAGCTTTTCACGCCTGCAAGGCGGTGCAGCAGCGCCTGTTCCATGTGGCGGATAACTGCCTGCATACCGTGGGGGGCTGCAAGCAGGGTGTCCTCCAGTCTCGCGGAAAGATCGGGCATGACGTCGCAGATATTCAGTCTGAGGCCCGTTGTCTCCTGAACGTGGATGTCGAGAAAGGCTCCGGTACCCGCAGGGCGGAAGCGTATGCCGAACACCGCGCCGGGAGCGGCAAAGCCTATGACGGCGCTCCGCTGCATGATGCCCGTAAGAAACACGCCCGGGGCGGACGGCTGCATGCCGACGGGGGCGAGAATGCCGTGCGGATCGAACACCGCATCCAGACAGCCGTCCGGCACCACGCGGACGCGGGTGGCATCCCGACTGTCGGCATCGGCCCGCATGGACCAGTAGCAGAGCACATAGGGCGCAAGCTGCCGACAGGGCGCATACTGCCGGTAGCGCTGATCAGGGCCTGCGCGGAGGGCGCGGCTGGCTGGGGTGGGGTCGGGCAAGGCAGGCATGGACCTCTCGTTTTGAGCCGGAAGCCGGGGTGGCTTGTTGCGGCAGGAAGTTTCTGTTCAAGGCTGGCTCATATCAACGCAAGCAGCTGATTTCGGCAAGCAGAAAGGCCGCCCGAAGGCGGCCTTTGTGTATTCCGGAGTGGTCCGGCGCAGGGCCGGTGTGCGGCTATGCCGCGGAGATGCTGGCGATGATCTTTTCGCCTGCGGGGGAGTTGAGCACTTCCTTGAGTTTGGCAATGACCTGCGGTTCGTAATGGCTCTTCAGGCTATCCATGATCTTCAGGGCCTCGGGAACCGGCTTGGCAGGACGGTAGGAACGCGGGCGCACCAGCGCGCAGAAGGCGTTGGTCAGGCTCAGCACCTTGGCTGCCGCCATGATCTCGCCGTCCTTCAGGCCCTTAGGATAGCCGCTGCCGTCCAGACGTTCGTTCATCTGGTAAATGGCTTCCACCACGGGCAGGTCGAAGTCGATGTTCTTGAGTACGTCCCGTGCGTGCTCCACGTGGCGTTCCATCTGGGTCTTCTCTTCCTCGGTGAGCTGACCGGGCTTGTTCAGGATTTCCTGCGGCACGAACATTTTGCCCACCTGCGAGAGGTTGGCGGCGGCATCCACCGTGGCGAGTTCCTCTTCGCTCATGCCCAGTGCTTTGGCCACTTCCGCTGAAAGCGCGCAGAGCATGCGGGTGTGTCCGCCAAGGTAGGGGTCGGTGTGTTCAATGGTGCTAACCAGCGCTTCCACGGTCTGCTTGACCACACGCTTGTTCCGTTCCTGCGCTTCCACGGCTTCGGTCACATCGCGGAACACGGAAACAATGCCGTCGCACTTTTCCGCATCGCAGAACGGGGCCTTGGAAATCTGTACATGGTACTTGCGCGACTGCAGGAAGATGGTCTCGTTGATGGTGACTGACTGGCCTGAGAAGTGCACCAGTTCGTCGGATTTCTTCAGGCGGCGCGAGGTTTCAAAGCCGAAGATGGCGGCGTCGTCCAGTCCTACCATTTCATTGACGGGACGCCCCACGGCCTTTGCAAAGGCGGGGTTCACGTACAGATAGGTGCCGTCCGGCGACTTGAGTGCGATGAAGTCCGTTATGGTGTTGTTGACGGAGTCAAGCAGCAGACGCTGCTCGTTGATGGTATCCGCCAGCAGCTTGAACTTTTCCGCATCCTGCTTGTTTTCCACGCCGATGAGGAACCACCACAGGCTGCCGATGAGCAGGCCAAACGCCAGCGTGACCAGCACCGCAATAATGGTGATGGTCTGCGAATAGGTTGTCAGGGCTGCACGCGCCTGGGCGTAGTCGGCCTCCTGCACGATCCACCAGTCGATGGAGGGCAGCTTGTAGGCGCTGGAATAGGATTGTCCTTCGCCGTCAAGCGATGCGCGGGCCGCAAAGGGAATGTTCTTGGATTCGCCGAGATCCTGCGGCAGCAGGGAAAGCTTGCGCAGGCCTTCGGGCAGCCATGGGGCGACTTCCTCGAAGGTGTCGCCGGTACGCTGGATGAGGTGTGTGCGCAGGGCGTTGCCTCCCAGAGGCGACGTGGCGATGAATTCGCTTATCTTGCCGGAAACGATGCGGGAGAGCATGAGTACGGCAACGGGCGAGCCTTTACCCTCTTCGAACTGCGGAGGATAAATGGGCAGGAACATGTCCAGCAGCAGGCCGTTGCTCCCCATGCGGGCAGGGGCGAAGTGGGGGGCCTTGGCCGCCAGTGTGGCCTTTACGTAGTCTGCCTGCATCTGGGAGAGCGGCGTTGTAGCCGCATCCGTGGCAATGTAGGTCTGGCCGGATGTGTTGATGATGCGGCCGGATACGAATCCCGCGTAGCTGGCAAATTCCGAAAGCAGGCTGCGCATCATGGGCAGCTGCTGGGCCAGCAAGGCGCTGTCGTCGTCCTTGCCCGTGGGGGTGAGCATGGGGGCAAGGTCGCTGCCCAGTGCGTTCACCTCTGAGGCAAAAAGCCGGAACATGTCTGCATTGATGAGCCTGTCGCCCTGTTCCGCAAGGCTGGCAAGCCACGTTTCCACCACTTCGGAACGGCTGTGCGAAAGCAGTTCCTGCTGGCGTGCAAGGGTGGTGACCAGTTCCTTTTCCTTGCTGTTGATGCTGATCATTGAAAGCGTTACGGACGCCACAATGGTCATGGCGAGAAGACATGCGCCGAAGAGGATTATCTTTCCTCTCTTGGCGTTGCCGGTCGCGTGTGCTGGTGATTTGGATTCTGCCATAGTCAACTCCGGAATAGTGTTTTCACGGCTTGCGCCGTCTGGTTATATGCAGTGCTCATTTCACCGGGACATGTGCCCAGCGGTTGAATTCATTGACGGAATACTGGGGGAGATAGTGGCTGTATCTGTCATGGGAGAGGACAAGGTCTGTCTGGTTGTCCAGCACCCAGGCGGTGCCCTCTGCGTAGACCACGAGAACCGCATGCCCGATGCCTCTGATGCGGTCCTTCAGGGCGACGATTCTCAGGTCCTCCGCCGGAACGCCCAGCTCCCTGAGGGCGTAATACTTGGTGATGGAGTAATCCTCGCAGTCCCCGGATTTTAGCGCGAACTCGGCGGGTGTGGCCCAGTAGTCCGACTGTCCCCATACTTCCTGATCAAGCCGGTACG is drawn from Desulfovibrio mangrovi and contains these coding sequences:
- a CDS encoding HD domain-containing phosphohydrolase; protein product: MAESKSPAHATGNAKRGKIILFGACLLAMTIVASVTLSMISINSKEKELVTTLARQQELLSHSRSEVVETWLASLAEQGDRLINADMFRLFASEVNALGSDLAPMLTPTGKDDDSALLAQQLPMMRSLLSEFASYAGFVSGRIINTSGQTYIATDAATTPLSQMQADYVKATLAAKAPHFAPARMGSNGLLLDMFLPIYPPQFEEGKGSPVAVLMLSRIVSGKISEFIATSPLGGNALRTHLIQRTGDTFEEVAPWLPEGLRKLSLLPQDLGESKNIPFAARASLDGEGQSYSSAYKLPSIDWWIVQEADYAQARAALTTYSQTITIIAVLVTLAFGLLIGSLWWFLIGVENKQDAEKFKLLADTINEQRLLLDSVNNTITDFIALKSPDGTYLYVNPAFAKAVGRPVNEMVGLDDAAIFGFETSRRLKKSDELVHFSGQSVTINETIFLQSRKYHVQISKAPFCDAEKCDGIVSVFRDVTEAVEAQERNKRVVKQTVEALVSTIEHTDPYLGGHTRMLCALSAEVAKALGMSEEELATVDAAANLSQVGKMFVPQEILNKPGQLTEEEKTQMERHVEHARDVLKNIDFDLPVVEAIYQMNERLDGSGYPKGLKDGEIMAAAKVLSLTNAFCALVRPRSYRPAKPVPEALKIMDSLKSHYEPQVIAKLKEVLNSPAGEKIIASISAA
- a CDS encoding VOC family protein, with amino-acid sequence MHISFEGPAIVVRSIPASRAFYENLMRQNVEFSVAEAFVSYTSKFSIWQESSASAMFHGQSKRLAYQPAESLEQFELYFETPDLDETWATFRQNEVPLVHDVVEQPWGQRCFRVKDPDGYVVELAEPMPLVVRRFLDAGMTVEEASKRTLLPVGIIESIVNSAE
- a CDS encoding AraC family transcriptional regulator, with the protein product MPALPDPTPASRALRAGPDQRYRQYAPCRQLAPYVLCYWSMRADADSRDATRVRVVPDGCLDAVFDPHGILAPVGMQPSAPGVFLTGIMQRSAVIGFAAPGAVFGIRFRPAGTGAFLDIHVQETTGLRLNICDVMPDLSARLEDTLLAAPHGMQAVIRHMEQALLHRLAGVKSSPPLAHAAVAAFAQSHGSLGVGSVAMRLGVSPRHLERCFARHVGLSPKQFCRIMRLHHALHMLRSAPDTPRWCHLAAETGFADQAHLIREMRTLFGATPTELQNEHNDVAFIQYDMPDLR
- a CDS encoding phosphoribosyltransferase family protein; this translates as MDVLQGLDSGEKFRWEVPGLPYAVELPLVRLPADGKTLKITSLNLVGQVRLNRDLGVLLAKKVRDVVGDLSDVVLLTVVEKGLQLAQVVAEELGLEAMAVAYNRVKPHMEAERRPVLQIGASSITSGGKFLALYERDMNLLARGKRFILLDDVVSTGGTIFSLADLLEEVMRLKELPPPVISAIFCAAVEGEQSPLLPAPVYSVGVLPKPVLETA
- a CDS encoding BMP family ABC transporter substrate-binding protein, with product MSKRIFTVLMAAALLACAALPSLAQAAKVKVAFALLGTVDDRGWNTAHSKGIDMLKEQLGDQIELSITENVGPQDAERVIRNYAQQGYDVIFGNSFPHMDAMERVAAEFPKIKFEHCSGYKMAANMSNYFVRLYQAEYLAGYTAGLMGFKNVGTVATHPIPEPIRGINAFTIGLKKGLTEAGVDFDPKKLNTVVWMKAWEDPIKETTLAETLTGRGHDLIRQMADTPESSLAACAQGVPAVGYGTDAASYGADCVLTSTMVNWGPYYVATVKSVIDGSWKAQAYWGGFDKDGVRLAPFGKSVPADVQAKVKAEMEKLQKGEDHIFAGPITDQSGKVTIPAGAQANDGDLLGMMYLIEGVSGSIPQ